One stretch of Candidatus Thermoplasmatota archaeon DNA includes these proteins:
- a CDS encoding NADH-quinone oxidoreductase subunit B has translation MGNVLAFRSKDFLKWADNVLEGILRRSPIGTGVDLITKDFFNWATRNSIYPLHFGIMCCALEMAVASAPRFDAQRFGVIYRSTPRQCDVLLVNGPVSKKLKPALRRLYDQMPGPKWVIAMGECAISGGPFYNSYSVVPGVDQFIPVDIYIPGCPARPEALIDGFIKLQKIIKDNKKGLLTGK, from the coding sequence ATGGGAAATGTCCTCGCGTTCCGGTCAAAGGATTTCCTCAAATGGGCTGACAATGTTCTCGAGGGCATCCTTAGGAGGTCGCCAATAGGGACCGGAGTCGACCTCATCACCAAGGACTTCTTCAACTGGGCCACCAGGAACTCCATATATCCCTTGCACTTCGGCATCATGTGCTGCGCGCTCGAGATGGCCGTCGCATCCGCCCCGAGGTTTGATGCACAGAGGTTCGGTGTCATCTACCGGTCCACGCCGAGGCAGTGCGATGTCCTCCTCGTCAACGGCCCAGTTAGCAAGAAGCTCAAGCCGGCCCTTAGGAGGCTGTACGACCAGATGCCTGGGCCGAAGTGGGTCATAGCGATGGGCGAGTGCGCCATATCTGGTGGGCCTTTCTACAACAGCTACAGCGTCGTGCCAGGCGTCGACCAGTTCATACCGGTCGACATTTACATACCGGGGTGTCCAGCCAGACCAGAGGCGCTCATTGACGGGTTCATCAAATTGCAGAAGATAATCAAAGACAACAAGAAAGGACTGCTGACAGGCAAGTGA
- the ndhC gene encoding NADH-quinone oxidoreductase subunit A produces MLAEDYMGVAVFAIIALLIPTLVFLLSRYIRTDKNDPRGMTTYECGEVPVGDARIQFHFQYYMYAIIFVAFDLVTVFVLMWALVFSDLGQLAKLYMLIFLGILLVGVTYALKKEEIIWI; encoded by the coding sequence ATGCTTGCAGAGGACTATATGGGAGTCGCAGTTTTTGCGATCATAGCCCTTCTGATTCCAACGCTCGTATTCCTCCTCTCGAGATACATCCGGACGGACAAGAACGACCCTCGAGGCATGACAACCTACGAGTGCGGTGAGGTCCCGGTGGGGGACGCTCGGATACAGTTCCATTTCCAGTACTACATGTATGCGATCATCTTCGTGGCATTCGACCTGGTGACTGTCTTTGTTCTCATGTGGGCACTGGTGTTCTCTGACCTGGGTCAGCTTGCGAAGCTCTACATGCTGATATTCCTGGGAATCCTTCTCGTTGGAGTGACGTACGCGCTGAAGAAGGAGGAGATAATCTGGATATGA